A single window of Candidatus Stygibacter australis DNA harbors:
- a CDS encoding GxxExxY protein, translating into MSEYIYQKEIYKIRGAIYEVYKEIGCGFLEAVYQECLSKEFLLSKIPFVAQQNIVIDYKGENLVQFYCADFVCYDKIILEIKAIKSLEDIHLAQIMNYLKATGFKLGFLVNFYSYPKVEIKRIVL; encoded by the coding sequence ATGAGCGAGTACATTTATCAAAAGGAGATCTATAAGATAAGAGGAGCGATTTATGAAGTATATAAAGAAATAGGATGTGGCTTTCTGGAAGCAGTATATCAGGAGTGTCTTAGTAAGGAATTTCTATTAAGCAAAATTCCTTTTGTTGCTCAACAAAATATTGTTATTGATTATAAGGGAGAAAATCTAGTTCAGTTCTACTGTGCAGATTTTGTATGCTATGATAAAATAATATTAGAGATAAAAGCAATTAAGAGCTTGGAAGATATTCATCTTGCCCAGATAATGAATTACTTAAAAGCAACAGGATTCAAATTAGGATTTCTCGTAAACTTCTATAGTTACCCTAAAGTAGAAATAAAGAGAATTGTTTTGTGA
- the tsaB gene encoding tRNA (adenosine(37)-N6)-threonylcarbamoyltransferase complex dimerization subunit type 1 TsaB has product MNILGIETSSSWGSVAVVKDDRIVFSSYLDIKVTHSERLLPQIDAALKSSSLQISDLDIIAISNGPGSFTGLRIGLAAAKGLSFPHEIPLFPVNTLRLLAANLYGNELPILSFMDARMQEVYAALYTPDLQEIIPPCNAKPAEFLAQIDQPVIITGDGISRYRDLISDLKINYKTALPHQRIPTAMTLVSLTMMEKPDLNFDFETISSLEPWYFRKSQAELNKKPILED; this is encoded by the coding sequence TTGAATATTCTGGGCATAGAGACGTCATCGAGCTGGGGCAGCGTGGCAGTGGTCAAAGATGATCGGATTGTGTTCAGCTCTTACCTCGATATCAAGGTCACTCACTCAGAACGCCTTTTACCGCAGATAGATGCAGCCCTCAAAAGCAGCTCATTGCAAATATCTGATCTGGATATTATTGCCATCTCCAATGGTCCCGGTTCATTTACCGGACTCCGGATAGGACTTGCTGCTGCCAAAGGTCTCAGCTTTCCTCATGAAATTCCACTCTTTCCTGTTAACACTCTGCGACTGCTTGCGGCTAATCTATATGGCAATGAACTACCCATCCTCTCCTTTATGGATGCCCGAATGCAGGAAGTTTATGCAGCGCTTTACACTCCTGATCTACAGGAGATCATTCCCCCCTGCAATGCCAAACCGGCAGAATTCCTGGCTCAGATTGACCAGCCGGTAATTATTACCGGTGATGGTATTTCCAGATACAGAGACCTGATCTCTGATTTAAAGATCAATTATAAAACAGCTCTACCTCATCAAAGAATTCCCACTGCCATGACGCTTGTCTCACTCACAATGATGGAGAAACCTGATCTGAACTTTGATTTTGAAACTATTTCCAGCTTAGAACCCTGGTATTTTCGTAAATCTCAGGCTGAATTAAATAAAAAACCTATTTTGGAGGATTGA